From a single Oceanispirochaeta sp. M1 genomic region:
- a CDS encoding ABC transporter ATP-binding protein yields MTVIKTVNLTKKFGHFTAVDHISFEVEKGEIFGFLGANGAGKTTAMRMLCGLSKPSSGEGSVAGFDIHKNPEMIKRNIGYMSQKFSLYEDLTVRENIRLYAGIYGVPDKEIAPKTDLLLEELGFLSEKNTLVKSLPLGWKQKLSFSVAIFHDPVIVFLDEPTGGVDPSTRRQFWELIYKASDRGITVFVTTHYMDEAEYCNRVSIMVDGRIEAMDSPGNLKKQFESESMDDVFQKLARKATRQAD; encoded by the coding sequence ATGACTGTAATCAAGACAGTGAATCTCACAAAAAAATTCGGTCATTTTACAGCGGTTGATCATATAAGTTTTGAAGTCGAGAAAGGGGAGATATTCGGATTTCTGGGCGCTAATGGAGCCGGTAAAACAACCGCCATGCGAATGCTCTGCGGTTTGAGCAAGCCCAGCTCAGGGGAAGGATCGGTAGCCGGTTTTGATATTCACAAGAATCCCGAGATGATCAAACGCAATATAGGTTACATGAGTCAGAAGTTTTCTTTGTATGAGGATTTAACTGTACGTGAAAATATTCGCCTATATGCAGGTATATATGGAGTCCCCGATAAGGAAATAGCTCCGAAGACAGATCTTCTTCTGGAGGAGCTTGGATTTTTGAGTGAGAAGAATACCCTCGTAAAATCCCTCCCTCTGGGATGGAAACAGAAACTCTCCTTTTCGGTGGCAATTTTTCACGATCCTGTCATTGTTTTTCTTGATGAGCCTACCGGGGGAGTTGATCCTTCGACAAGACGTCAGTTCTGGGAGCTTATTTACAAGGCATCAGATAGGGGGATTACGGTATTTGTAACAACCCACTATATGGATGAGGCGGAATACTGCAACAGAGTTTCTATTATGGTGGATGGAAGGATTGAAGCCATGGACAGTCCCGGGAATCTGAAAAAACAATTTGAATCTGAGTCAATGGATGACGTTTTTCAGAAATTGGCCAGGAAAGCCACAAGGCAGGCGGACTAA
- a CDS encoding ABC transporter ATP-binding protein produces MNNPIIQVHNISRKYGKVQALQDISFDVEDGEIFGIIGPDGSGKTTLFRILTTLLLADSGTASVDGSDVVSDYRTIRKAVGYMPGRFSLYQDLSVEENLDFFATVFNTTIKENYHLVRDIYVQLEPFKTRKAGALSGGMKQKLALCCALIHKPRVLFLDEPTTGVDPVSRKEFWDMLGKLKSQGITILVSTPYMDEAGRCDRIALIQDGSFLKIDTPESIIDQFAYPLCAARSSSTFSLLKDLRDYPGVLSCFPFGDTHHVTFKDESISMDDLEFYLESKGHTEIKLSMIQASIEDCFMNLTIDGDSL; encoded by the coding sequence ATGAATAATCCCATAATACAGGTTCATAATATTTCCAGAAAATATGGGAAGGTTCAGGCCCTGCAGGATATCAGTTTTGATGTTGAAGATGGTGAAATCTTCGGGATCATAGGTCCTGATGGTTCCGGGAAGACCACCTTATTCCGAATACTCACGACCCTTCTTTTAGCCGATTCAGGAACTGCCTCTGTAGATGGCAGTGATGTAGTTTCAGACTACCGAACCATCAGGAAGGCTGTGGGTTATATGCCTGGAAGGTTCTCCCTTTATCAGGATCTGTCTGTTGAGGAAAATCTGGATTTTTTTGCTACTGTTTTTAATACCACCATCAAGGAAAACTATCATCTGGTGCGTGATATCTATGTTCAGCTTGAGCCCTTCAAGACCCGTAAGGCGGGAGCTCTTTCGGGGGGGATGAAACAGAAACTGGCTCTCTGCTGTGCACTGATTCACAAGCCGAGGGTTCTTTTTCTGGATGAACCCACAACGGGAGTTGATCCTGTTTCCCGTAAGGAATTCTGGGACATGCTGGGTAAGCTTAAATCCCAGGGCATTACGATTCTGGTATCCACTCCCTATATGGATGAGGCCGGAAGATGTGACCGTATAGCCCTTATTCAGGATGGCTCTTTTCTTAAAATTGATACCCCTGAGAGTATTATTGATCAGTTTGCCTATCCCCTCTGTGCGGCGAGAAGCAGCTCCACATTTTCTCTTTTAAAGGATCTACGTGATTATCCCGGGGTCCTGAGCTGTTTTCCATTTGGAGATACCCATCATGTGACATTCAAAGATGAGTCTATTTCAATGGATGATCTGGAGTTCTATCTGGAAAGTAAGGGGCATACAGAGATCAAGCTGTCTATGATTCAGGCCAGTATTGAAGATTGTTTTATGAATCTCACCATTGATGGAGATTCCCTATGA
- a CDS encoding HlyD family secretion protein has protein sequence MKKIYLILVAISAFFLFSCDSSDKEIYASGTFEAREVIVSSRLNGEILELDITEGDTVQSGQILGIIDSVQLELQKQQLLSSIKSVEARRPDMNAQLAPLSQQIRTAKKEEQRIKSLFKVGAATEKDYDDMYAQLLSFEKQFAALESSLKKSNNGISEDLLSLDIQVKLIDEQIGYSMITSPLGGRILAQYAEQGEFAVPGKAIVKIADLNKMFLRAYVTSAQLTDLKLGQSVTLVADFGEKENRYYEGTLSWISDKSEFTPKTVQTRDERSNLVYAVKVDVENDGYLKIGMYGGMKISNE, from the coding sequence ATGAAAAAAATATATTTAATTCTGGTTGCCATAAGTGCATTTTTTCTATTCTCCTGTGATAGTTCAGATAAAGAGATTTATGCCTCAGGAACCTTTGAAGCCAGGGAGGTTATTGTCTCTTCCAGGCTTAATGGTGAAATCCTGGAGCTTGATATCACTGAAGGGGATACAGTTCAAAGCGGACAGATCCTCGGAATAATTGATTCGGTGCAATTGGAATTACAGAAGCAGCAGCTCCTTTCTTCCATTAAAAGTGTTGAAGCAAGACGCCCTGATATGAATGCCCAGCTAGCACCTCTCTCTCAGCAGATCAGGACAGCAAAGAAGGAAGAGCAGCGGATTAAAAGCCTTTTCAAGGTCGGTGCAGCAACAGAGAAAGATTATGATGATATGTATGCTCAGCTCTTATCCTTTGAAAAACAGTTCGCCGCATTGGAAAGTTCTCTGAAGAAGAGTAATAACGGGATTAGCGAGGATCTGTTGTCTCTGGACATTCAGGTAAAACTGATTGATGAGCAAATCGGGTACTCAATGATTACAAGCCCCCTGGGCGGCAGAATTCTAGCCCAGTATGCTGAGCAGGGAGAATTTGCAGTACCCGGAAAAGCCATAGTTAAAATTGCAGATCTGAATAAGATGTTTCTCAGAGCCTATGTTACATCAGCGCAGCTGACAGATCTTAAGCTTGGACAGTCTGTAACTCTTGTTGCCGACTTTGGTGAAAAGGAGAACAGATACTATGAGGGCACACTTTCATGGATATCTGATAAATCTGAATTCACTCCAAAGACTGTTCAGACAAGAGATGAACGGTCCAATCTTGTGTATGCCGTAAAAGTTGATGTTGAAAATGACGGTTATCTGAAGATCGGTATGTATGGCGGTATGAAAATATCAAATGAATAA
- a CDS encoding TetR/AcrR family transcriptional regulator — MEKENNMEQDILVEAEALFLEKGFNMATTTEIAKRVGCNQALVHYYYRTKEKLFEAIFYKKLHVFISTFGQVDQRDLSFEDKLIHKIESHFDVLFENQKLPFMVLSEMIINPERRKSFKAMLSENSIVFSQFVSDFEKEIQAGRIRKVSPIDILFNALALNLSVFIMKPLTMELLGLHEEGFNDFAMNRKKENVKAVLNSLKP; from the coding sequence ATGGAAAAAGAAAATAATATGGAACAGGATATTCTGGTGGAAGCCGAGGCGCTTTTTCTTGAAAAGGGCTTTAATATGGCAACCACAACGGAGATTGCTAAAAGAGTCGGCTGTAATCAGGCTCTGGTGCATTATTACTACCGGACTAAAGAGAAGCTGTTTGAAGCTATCTTTTATAAGAAACTGCATGTTTTTATTTCAACCTTCGGCCAAGTTGATCAAAGAGATCTCTCATTTGAAGACAAACTTATTCATAAAATTGAATCACACTTTGATGTTTTATTTGAAAATCAGAAACTGCCTTTTATGGTTTTGTCTGAGATGATTATAAACCCTGAGAGGAGAAAGTCCTTCAAAGCCATGTTGTCTGAAAATTCAATAGTCTTCAGTCAATTTGTTTCAGATTTTGAAAAGGAGATTCAAGCCGGGAGAATCCGGAAAGTGTCTCCGATCGATATTCTTTTTAATGCATTAGCTCTGAATCTTTCAGTTTTTATCATGAAACCCTTAACCATGGAATTACTCGGTCTCCATGAGGAAGGATTCAATGACTTTGCAATGAATCGAAAAAAAGAAAATGTAAAAGCAGTTCTCAACAGTTTGAAACCATGA